In Bacteroidia bacterium, a genomic segment contains:
- a CDS encoding ABC transporter ATP-binding protein: MIRTQNLVKLYRTEEIETTALNEVSLTVNQGDFLSIMGPSGCGKSTLMNILGLIDSPSSGQYFFLDEDVARYSEKQRANLRKENLGFVFQSFNLIDELTVFENVELPLIYTRMKSADRKKRVENVLEHMNMMHRRNHFPQQLSGGQQQRVAVARAIVNEPKLILADEPTGNLDSSNGDDVMKMLTQLNEQGTTVVMVTHSARNAEFGHKIVRLLDGKIVSENTVSNRQQI, encoded by the coding sequence ATGATCCGTACACAAAACCTCGTAAAACTCTACCGGACAGAAGAAATTGAGACCACTGCGCTCAATGAAGTATCCTTAACCGTAAATCAGGGAGACTTTCTTTCCATCATGGGCCCTTCGGGCTGTGGAAAATCAACGTTGATGAACATTCTGGGTCTTATTGACAGCCCGTCCAGCGGTCAGTATTTTTTCCTCGACGAAGACGTTGCCCGCTATTCAGAAAAACAACGCGCCAATCTCCGGAAAGAAAATCTGGGGTTTGTGTTTCAGAGTTTTAACCTGATCGACGAGCTGACGGTGTTTGAGAATGTGGAGTTGCCACTGATCTACACCCGGATGAAATCTGCGGACCGAAAAAAACGGGTAGAAAATGTACTGGAGCATATGAATATGATGCACCGCCGCAACCATTTTCCGCAGCAACTTTCCGGTGGTCAACAACAGCGGGTTGCTGTGGCCAGAGCCATCGTGAATGAGCCCAAACTGATCCTTGCGGATGAGCCAACGGGTAACCTCGACTCCTCCAATGGAGATGATGTCATGAAAATGCTCACCCAACTCAATGAGCAGGGAACTACGGTAGTGATGGTTACGCACTCCGCCCGCAATGCAGAGTTTGGCCATAAAATCGTGCGCCTCCTTGACGGAAAAATCGTTTCAGAAAATACTGTAAGCAACAGACAGCAGATCTAG